ATGTTATTAAATTTTGTAAAACAATTAAACAAGACACGATCACAAAACCAATAATAAGCCAAATTATCAGATCTTCCACAAGTATAGGAGCAAACTATATGGAAGCAAATGGAGCAAGTTCAAAGAAAGACTTTAGAAATAAAATTTATATCTGCAAAAAAGAAATTCAAGAAACAAAACATTGGTTAAGAATGATCTCAGCTTGTATGCCAACAGAAACAAACAGAGCAAGAGAATTATGGAAAGAAGCTCAAGAATTAACTTTAATATTTGGCAAAATCGTTTCAACATTAAATAATTAGAAAATTAAACATTCAATCAAAATTCAAAATTAGAAATTCAAAATTGTATAAATCTTTGTTATTTG
The Candidatus Zixiibacteriota bacterium genome window above contains:
- a CDS encoding four helix bundle protein, whose translation is MQDKNNNYDLEERTAVFGENVIKFCKTIKQDTITKPIISQIIRSSTSIGANYMEANGASSKKDFRNKIYICKKEIQETKHWLRMISACMPTETNRARELWKEAQELTLIFGKIVSTLNN